In Nicotiana tabacum cultivar K326 chromosome 11, ASM71507v2, whole genome shotgun sequence, a single window of DNA contains:
- the LOC142165770 gene encoding putative mitochondrial protein AtMg00860, which produces MVLALKAIDFLGMHFVQGEYSPGPHICQELLKFLDTNLTTKQIQQFLGVINYVRDFIPNTSTYISPLTEMLKKNTPSCGEKQDEAVRKIKEIFKNVKSLYIPSDGKKILQTDASN; this is translated from the coding sequence ATGGTCCTTGCTCTAAAGGCGATCgattttctcggaatgcattTTGTCCAAGGTGAATACAGTCCAGGACCACATATATGTCAGGAATTACTCAAATTTCTGGATACCAACCTCACAACAAAGCAGATCCAACAGTTCTTGGGTGTAATAAATTATGTCagagatttcatcccaaataCCTCTACATACATTTCACCGCTCACAGAAATGCTCAAGAAAAATACTCCTTCATGTGGAGAGAAACAGGATGAAGCAGTCAGAAAAATAAAGGAGATATTTAAAAATGTCAAGTCCCTCTACATCCCTTCAGACGGAAAGAAGATACTGCAAACTGATGCCAGCAATTAA